The sequence GTTGGCGTCGATGACGGTGGTCGTGGTGGTCTGCGTGCTCTACCTGATCCCGCAGCTACAGGGGGCAGGCCTGACGTTGAACATCCTGCTGGGTGCGCCCGTGTGGATCGGGGTGGTGGCCGTGGGCGCGATCGTGATCGTCAACGTGGTCGGCGGTGGCATGCGGTCGATCACCTTCGTCCAGGCGTTCCAGTACTGGCTCAAGCTCACTGCGATCGCGGTGCCGGCATTGACCCTGCTCGCCGTGTTCTTCGCCGACCGGGCGGAATTCGGTGCGCCGGCACCACCGCGGGTCGCGCAGGCCACCACGGTCGACATCACCACCGATGTCACCGTCACGGTGGCCGAGACGACGGGCGTGACCGTCACCGGCACACTCGACGGCGAGCACGTGGAGTCCGGCGTGATCCCTTCCACGGGTCCGCACGACCTCGCGAGCGGCACGGTGATCCACCTCGACGCCGGCGCCGCCACCCCGGTGGTCGAGGGCGCCCCGACCACCGGTGCCGACTGGATCGCCTCGGGTGGCGGGCTCGGGGGCCGTCAGCCGCTGTTCGAGGTCCTGTCGCTCATCGTCGCGACCTTCCTCGGCACGATGGGACTGCCCCACGTTCTGGTGCGCTTCTACACCAATCCCGACGGTCGGTCGGCACGCCGGACCGCGCTCGCGGTGATCGCGTTGCTGTCGCTGTTCTATCTGTTCCCCACGCTGCTCGGCGTTTTCGCCAGGTTGTATGTGCCCCAACTCCTGATCACCGGGACGGCCGACGCCGCGGTTCTGCTGCTGCCCAGCGCCGCGGTCGGCGGGGTGGCCGGGCAGTTCCTCGCCGCGCTGGTGGCGGCGGGTGCGATCGCCGCCTTCCTTGCGACGTCGTCGGGCCTTCTGGTGAGCGTCGCGGGAGCGCTGGCCACCGACGTGCTGCGGGGCCGTGTCCGCGATTTCCGCCTCGCGGCCGTCATCGGCGGCCTGATCCCGATC is a genomic window of Gordonia sp. SID5947 containing:
- a CDS encoding cation acetate symporter, which gives rise to MSTDVDALTAVALGLAAVATVVVGAYGGRLSRTTSDFLVASRSVGSRWNAAAISGEYLSAASFLGVAGLVAKYGADALWYPVGFTAGYLGLLLFVAAPLRRSGAYTVPDFAEFRLNSPSARLASMTVVVVVCVLYLIPQLQGAGLTLNILLGAPVWIGVVAVGAIVIVNVVGGGMRSITFVQAFQYWLKLTAIAVPALTLLAVFFADRAEFGAPAPPRVAQATTVDITTDVTVTVAETTGVTVTGTLDGEHVESGVIPSTGPHDLASGTVIHLDAGAATPVVEGAPTTGADWIASGGGLGGRQPLFEVLSLIVATFLGTMGLPHVLVRFYTNPDGRSARRTALAVIALLSLFYLFPTLLGVFARLYVPQLLITGTADAAVLLLPSAAVGGVAGQFLAALVAAGAIAAFLATSSGLLVSVAGALATDVLRGRVRDFRLAAVIGGLIPIGLSLAATSLELSRTVGLVFAVAASTLCPLLVLGIWWRRLTAPGAIAGLMVGGFSSGVATSLAIAGVVDNDALGGWPAMIIGYPAAVTVPLAFATMIVVSLATRRHLPVDLARTFARMHVPERLGMGIERLPKE